Proteins from a genomic interval of Rubinisphaera italica:
- a CDS encoding DUF1501 domain-containing protein, whose amino-acid sequence MQDQWGRREFLRAGLGGFGALSLPGLLRLRAEAASKADRNLQSQQGSPEKTAIILVWLRGGASHLETFDPKPNAPSDYRGPFSPISTNVPGIQISELLPKLSTCADRYAIVRSLSHTGGGHPAGSLQMLSGDPDATDKRFPKYPDWMSIAHAERFEPSHSIPNYIALNPVDRYDSFTIAGPTYLGRNYTPFQVVGDASKPDFNIPNVGNTSDAQRKRLTDRVGLRKNLDHIRRDIDHLGMMQAMDHFESQAMNLILSPEAREAFDLSQEPTEVRERYGMNQWGQQCLMARRLVEAGVEIITTEFDGPLCGRVSNWDDHAVNHHVFEALQYRAQFVDQAVSALIEDVYSRGLDKRVLVVVTGEFGRTPKISHVASSGGGVASGAKGTVQPGRDHWPRAGSMLFAGGGIQTGQVIGATDARGEDPISRRVGPEDFLATIYKHLKIDYNTIAPPDFSGRPTPIIREGKPIVELARQS is encoded by the coding sequence ATGCAGGATCAATGGGGGCGTAGAGAATTCTTGAGAGCGGGTCTGGGAGGATTTGGAGCCCTCAGCTTGCCCGGGTTGCTGCGACTGCGAGCAGAAGCCGCATCGAAAGCAGATCGCAATCTCCAATCTCAGCAGGGGAGTCCTGAAAAAACGGCGATCATTCTTGTTTGGCTGCGTGGAGGAGCTTCGCATCTGGAGACTTTCGATCCTAAACCAAACGCTCCGAGTGATTATCGAGGGCCATTTTCTCCGATTTCGACGAACGTTCCCGGAATTCAAATTTCCGAATTGCTTCCCAAGCTTTCCACTTGTGCAGATCGATATGCCATCGTTCGATCACTTTCACACACCGGAGGAGGACACCCTGCGGGCTCCCTGCAAATGCTTTCCGGAGACCCGGATGCAACGGATAAACGCTTTCCAAAGTACCCAGACTGGATGTCCATCGCACACGCCGAGCGATTTGAACCGAGTCATTCGATCCCCAACTATATCGCGCTCAATCCGGTAGACCGTTACGACAGCTTCACGATTGCAGGCCCCACTTATCTGGGGAGAAATTATACTCCGTTTCAGGTTGTTGGTGATGCGAGTAAACCCGACTTCAATATCCCGAATGTCGGAAACACGAGCGATGCCCAACGTAAGAGACTTACAGACCGCGTCGGCCTGCGAAAGAATCTTGACCATATTCGCAGAGACATCGATCATCTGGGAATGATGCAGGCGATGGATCATTTTGAATCACAGGCGATGAATCTAATTCTCTCACCCGAAGCCCGGGAGGCATTCGATCTTTCTCAGGAACCTACCGAGGTGCGTGAGCGCTACGGCATGAACCAATGGGGCCAGCAATGCCTCATGGCTCGACGACTGGTCGAAGCCGGCGTCGAAATTATCACCACGGAATTCGACGGACCGCTTTGCGGACGTGTCAGTAACTGGGATGACCACGCAGTGAATCATCATGTGTTCGAAGCCCTCCAATATCGAGCCCAGTTTGTCGATCAGGCGGTCTCTGCCTTAATCGAGGATGTCTACTCACGTGGACTTGATAAACGGGTACTTGTTGTTGTAACGGGAGAATTCGGTCGCACACCAAAAATCAGCCATGTGGCCAGCAGCGGCGGAGGAGTTGCCAGCGGTGCCAAGGGAACGGTTCAGCCGGGACGCGATCACTGGCCAAGAGCCGGTTCTATGCTTTTTGCGGGAGGAGGAATCCAAACCGGACAGGTGATCGGGGCAACCGATGCCCGAGGCGAAGACCCGATCTCAAGGCGTGTCGGTCCCGAAGATTTTCTGGCAACGATCTACAAACATTTGAAAATCGATTACAACACAATCGCCCCGCCCGATTTCTCAGGCCGCCCGACTCCGATCATCCGAGAAGGAAAACCGATTGTGGAACTGGCTCGGCAAAGTTAA
- a CDS encoding TIGR03364 family FAD-dependent oxidoreductase, with translation MQYDLAIIGSGIVGLGHAWAAARRGYSVAIFEANPRPEGASIRNFGMIWPIGQPAGSARELSLRNQQLWRELGKAADFPVETCGSVFLAHYEDEMQVLKEFAGSACSRDLDLKLLSPAETLQHLPAANPNGLVGGLYSRTECRVHPPTAITSIVSCLSDLPNVDLHFETPVVRVHDGSIQSVEGKSWSADRVVIASGAYFKHLFPKQHRDQQFKICKLQMMLTVPQPEQWKLGPHMASGLTLRHYSAFDICPTLTQVRQRVATTMPELDRYGIHVMASSTPNGELILGDSHEYGDDIEPFDKEEIDQLILREIHKVLQIPQTSIARRWAGIYAKHPQAMYCVKEIKPRTYLVNGFGGNGMTLSLAVSESVIEQLEDIKNLEIPENSF, from the coding sequence ATGCAATATGACCTCGCCATTATCGGTAGTGGGATTGTCGGTTTAGGCCATGCCTGGGCAGCGGCCAGACGTGGCTATTCGGTAGCAATATTTGAAGCGAATCCTCGCCCAGAAGGTGCGAGTATTCGGAACTTCGGAATGATCTGGCCAATCGGTCAGCCTGCTGGCTCAGCCAGAGAATTATCCCTCAGAAATCAGCAATTGTGGCGGGAGCTGGGTAAGGCTGCCGACTTTCCAGTGGAAACTTGTGGATCCGTTTTCCTGGCACACTACGAAGACGAGATGCAGGTGCTGAAAGAGTTTGCGGGATCAGCCTGTTCGCGTGATCTGGATTTAAAACTTCTCAGCCCTGCCGAGACGCTCCAGCATCTACCGGCAGCCAACCCTAATGGACTTGTGGGCGGCTTGTACAGCCGAACGGAATGTCGGGTCCATCCTCCAACAGCAATCACTTCGATTGTATCTTGCCTGAGCGATCTTCCGAATGTTGACCTGCATTTCGAGACTCCCGTTGTGCGTGTTCACGACGGTTCAATACAGAGCGTCGAAGGGAAAAGCTGGTCTGCAGATCGTGTTGTCATCGCCAGTGGAGCTTATTTTAAGCACCTGTTTCCAAAACAACATCGCGATCAGCAATTCAAAATTTGTAAACTGCAAATGATGCTCACTGTACCTCAGCCCGAACAGTGGAAATTAGGGCCACACATGGCCAGCGGTTTAACATTGAGGCATTATTCAGCATTCGATATTTGCCCAACCTTAACTCAGGTTCGGCAGCGAGTTGCGACAACAATGCCCGAACTTGATCGTTATGGAATCCATGTGATGGCTTCCTCGACTCCCAATGGTGAACTGATCCTCGGGGACTCCCACGAATATGGAGATGACATTGAGCCATTTGATAAAGAGGAAATCGATCAGCTGATTTTGCGCGAAATCCATAAAGTTCTGCAGATTCCACAAACATCAATCGCACGACGCTGGGCAGGTATCTATGCCAAACATCCCCAGGCGATGTATTGCGTTAAGGAAATCAAACCTCGCACCTATCTGGTCAATGGCTTTGGTGGTAACGGGATGACACTGAGCCTCGCAGTCAGTGAAAGTGTCATCGAGCAATTGGAAGATATTAAAAATCTGGAAATCCCGGAGAACTCTTTTTAG
- a CDS encoding threonine ammonia-lyase gives MSITTATIQDVRNAESVIRKHLSPTPLIRSYRLEKELGFPEDRHVWIKDYGSSPTGSFKVMGALNWMANNLERISDQPVAAHSSGNFASGISYAGMRYGKRVIIVMPESAPQVKFDLTRSFGAEIRTYDIATDHETGIRDQLTRTIAKEEHGVQASPYDDNNVIAGNGVGGLEIVDELKRQGRTVSHFFCPISGGGLMAGQSLAIADGFPEAEIIGVEPDTADDFAQSLKAGERISLKQPTGICDGLLSYDVGHHNWPVLKKHVKTAVTVPDLQTRQAMKWVYDRHGLKTEPSGAISLAAVLTEKANLDGEGDIVIVISGRNVDDDQFQEWIAELPE, from the coding sequence ATGTCCATTACCACTGCTACAATTCAAGATGTACGAAATGCAGAATCCGTCATCCGGAAGCATCTCTCTCCTACGCCTTTGATTCGATCCTATCGACTGGAAAAGGAACTCGGTTTCCCCGAAGATCGCCATGTCTGGATAAAAGATTACGGTTCTTCGCCAACGGGCTCATTCAAAGTGATGGGGGCTTTGAACTGGATGGCTAACAATCTGGAACGAATTTCAGATCAGCCGGTCGCTGCTCATTCCTCGGGGAACTTTGCCTCAGGAATTTCCTACGCAGGTATGCGATATGGCAAGCGAGTGATTATTGTGATGCCTGAAAGTGCACCGCAGGTGAAGTTCGATCTAACACGTTCTTTCGGTGCAGAAATTCGCACTTACGATATTGCGACCGATCATGAAACCGGTATTCGAGATCAACTCACACGCACAATTGCTAAAGAGGAGCACGGCGTTCAGGCATCTCCTTATGACGATAACAACGTTATCGCAGGTAACGGCGTGGGAGGACTGGAAATTGTTGATGAATTAAAACGACAGGGACGAACCGTCTCGCACTTTTTTTGCCCCATCAGTGGTGGCGGCTTGATGGCTGGTCAGTCGTTAGCGATAGCCGATGGTTTCCCGGAAGCAGAAATCATCGGCGTAGAACCAGACACCGCAGACGACTTCGCTCAATCCCTGAAAGCAGGAGAAAGAATCAGCCTGAAACAACCGACCGGAATTTGCGACGGTTTACTTTCCTATGATGTCGGTCACCACAACTGGCCTGTTCTGAAAAAACATGTCAAAACGGCTGTGACCGTTCCCGATCTCCAGACCCGGCAGGCGATGAAATGGGTATATGATCGCCACGGTTTGAAGACCGAACCTTCCGGTGCAATTTCGCTGGCAGCCGTATTAACCGAGAAGGCTAATCTTGACGGAGAAGGCGATATCGTGATTGTGATTAGCGGTCGAAATGTAGACGACGACCAGTTTCAAGAGTGGATCGCTGAGCTTCCTGAATGA
- a CDS encoding multiheme c-type cytochrome produces the protein MTPVKFASRFLLLIIVVVLPIIWQYPKQSKEHVPLAAYESESFKVESHSCLECHAEIVKEFKSAPHARTLASASDFTHWDLFLGKSFQDPSTKLEYRFEQLNSEYFLRCDSANQVTRVDWIFGSGRHAQTPISLTQDFDGKPQLLELAVSWYPENGLGPTLGQTGRDRERVHPLGTFHSGTTSEECFACHSTWLALDEKHFISSHIIPNVGCVRCHYDAKDHAKRQTQGLPDSLEDLSILDAVEMNRRCGVCHRSPDEIPVQDLTPDNKLLIRFAPVGMSMSQCFIESKGIKCTLCHNPHRLEDRSDAEFAKVCHGCHNQTQFNHAICPKVKTDSTECLSCHMPQVEVQDSLRFTDHWIRVRD, from the coding sequence ATGACCCCAGTCAAATTCGCTTCCCGATTCTTATTACTCATTATCGTTGTTGTACTCCCGATAATTTGGCAATACCCAAAACAAAGCAAAGAGCATGTCCCCTTAGCAGCTTACGAAAGTGAAAGCTTCAAAGTCGAAAGTCATTCCTGTCTGGAATGTCACGCAGAAATTGTGAAAGAATTCAAATCAGCACCGCACGCTCGTACATTAGCTTCAGCCTCGGACTTTACCCATTGGGACCTGTTCCTGGGAAAATCTTTCCAGGATCCCTCCACAAAATTGGAATACCGTTTCGAGCAACTTAACTCGGAATACTTTCTGCGTTGCGATTCGGCAAACCAGGTGACTCGAGTTGACTGGATTTTTGGATCGGGTCGTCACGCCCAGACGCCGATTTCATTGACTCAAGATTTCGATGGAAAACCTCAATTATTGGAACTCGCAGTCTCCTGGTATCCTGAAAATGGACTTGGCCCGACCTTGGGACAGACTGGTCGGGACAGGGAGAGAGTACACCCGCTCGGAACTTTCCATTCCGGGACAACATCAGAAGAATGTTTTGCATGTCATAGTACGTGGCTCGCACTCGATGAGAAACATTTTATTTCAAGTCACATTATTCCCAATGTTGGTTGTGTACGATGTCATTATGATGCGAAAGATCATGCGAAACGGCAGACTCAGGGACTTCCGGATTCTCTCGAAGACCTCTCCATTCTCGATGCCGTGGAAATGAATCGCCGTTGCGGAGTTTGTCATCGAAGTCCAGATGAAATTCCTGTACAGGATCTCACTCCCGATAACAAGTTGCTCATTCGTTTTGCACCTGTGGGGATGTCGATGAGTCAATGTTTCATAGAATCAAAGGGAATTAAGTGCACATTATGTCACAATCCGCATCGCCTTGAAGATCGCAGTGACGCCGAGTTTGCCAAGGTCTGTCACGGTTGCCATAACCAAACTCAATTCAACCATGCCATTTGCCCTAAAGTGAAGACGGATTCCACTGAATGCCTGAGTTGCCACATGCCGCAAGTCGAAGTACAGGATTCGCTGCGATTCACAGATCATTGGATTCGAGTTCGGGACTAA
- a CDS encoding metallophosphoesterase has product MRNIIIVLILNLLVCHLNLHAHDGPDPLARWRFNDRTVTTNDKSQAEVKAILGPNGTISGTYRIVGELAESRLSLSGVDSGITLTENYETAKAFLPRQDLTVSAWISITRSQPWGGIVGLVKDNGNDESGWILGYDEQHFTFALRGSTGPQRLTYLASRTKYELGKIYHVTGVYDGSIMQIFVNGKLESSSADQSGEIVYPEDSPLMIGAYRDDNEFNSHAGQLGEIAIYEAVAKAAWVEHEFSHYETLASLPPAPNDQPVEFVIEPYLQFGAKTGMTVMWKTSQPTIGVVHYGETDECPRKIRDKEPTVIHELRIEGLDSQTQYFYRTNSSKPGEADVLSSEISTFQTAVEADTPFAFAVISDTQGNPKVSGKLAEFAWGQRPSFLLHPGDLVDTGTRDDHWTQHFFPSMNKLIRYVPFYPVLGNHEQNARNYFDYVSLPDPEYYYDFEFGNTHFFMIDSNRNVDPGSEQYLWLEANLAKSKATWKIVCHHHPPYSSDENDYGNLWKTNKGTRGDLRIRQLVGLYEKYDVDIVWNGHIHSYERTWPIKEGNSVEKDAPIYMITGGGGGGLETPGPIRPFFQNTVRHGHHYTMVRINHGMLELQVYDLENRLFDQLIIEK; this is encoded by the coding sequence ATGAGAAATATTATCATCGTACTGATCTTGAACCTTTTGGTTTGTCATTTGAATCTTCATGCTCACGATGGTCCTGATCCACTAGCCAGATGGCGATTCAATGATCGCACGGTTACAACAAACGACAAGAGCCAGGCAGAAGTCAAGGCGATCCTTGGCCCCAACGGGACAATCAGCGGAACGTACCGTATCGTAGGAGAACTGGCTGAGTCGCGACTATCTCTTTCCGGGGTGGATTCCGGCATCACACTGACTGAAAATTATGAGACAGCAAAAGCATTTCTGCCCCGTCAGGATTTGACGGTCTCAGCATGGATCAGCATAACCAGGTCTCAACCCTGGGGCGGGATTGTGGGACTGGTTAAGGATAACGGGAATGATGAGTCAGGTTGGATCCTGGGATACGACGAGCAGCACTTCACGTTTGCTCTGCGGGGTTCGACTGGTCCACAACGATTGACCTACCTGGCCAGTCGCACCAAATATGAATTGGGGAAGATCTACCATGTGACTGGAGTTTATGACGGAAGCATCATGCAGATTTTCGTGAACGGAAAGCTCGAATCATCCAGCGCCGACCAATCCGGTGAAATCGTATATCCCGAGGATTCACCGTTAATGATTGGCGCGTACCGCGATGACAACGAGTTTAATTCACATGCTGGGCAACTCGGAGAGATTGCAATTTATGAGGCGGTTGCGAAAGCCGCCTGGGTGGAGCATGAGTTTTCACACTACGAAACCCTCGCCTCTCTGCCACCAGCACCGAATGATCAACCTGTAGAATTTGTCATCGAACCTTATCTCCAATTCGGGGCCAAAACGGGAATGACGGTTATGTGGAAAACCAGTCAGCCCACCATCGGAGTGGTCCATTATGGTGAAACCGATGAATGCCCTCGAAAAATTCGTGACAAAGAACCGACAGTCATTCACGAATTACGGATCGAGGGTCTCGACTCACAAACACAGTATTTTTATAGAACAAATTCCAGTAAACCGGGTGAAGCTGACGTTTTGAGCAGTGAGATCTCCACTTTTCAAACCGCAGTAGAAGCGGACACTCCTTTTGCCTTTGCGGTTATCAGTGACACTCAGGGAAATCCAAAAGTTTCTGGAAAACTGGCCGAGTTCGCCTGGGGGCAACGTCCCAGTTTCCTTCTGCACCCCGGAGATCTGGTCGACACCGGTACGCGCGATGATCATTGGACGCAGCATTTTTTTCCCAGTATGAACAAGCTGATCCGGTATGTTCCATTTTATCCGGTCCTGGGGAACCACGAACAAAACGCTAGAAATTATTTTGACTATGTCTCGCTACCAGATCCCGAATACTATTACGACTTCGAGTTCGGCAACACACACTTTTTCATGATTGACTCCAACCGCAATGTCGATCCAGGATCCGAACAGTATCTTTGGCTGGAAGCCAATCTGGCAAAATCCAAAGCCACCTGGAAAATCGTCTGCCATCACCATCCCCCATATTCCTCTGATGAAAATGATTACGGCAATCTCTGGAAAACCAACAAAGGGACACGTGGCGATTTGCGGATTCGACAACTTGTCGGCCTGTACGAGAAGTATGATGTCGATATCGTCTGGAACGGTCACATCCATTCCTACGAACGAACCTGGCCAATCAAAGAGGGAAATTCGGTTGAGAAGGATGCTCCCATCTATATGATTACCGGAGGTGGAGGCGGGGGACTGGAAACTCCTGGCCCGATCCGTCCTTTCTTCCAGAATACGGTCCGGCATGGCCACCACTACACAATGGTGAGAATCAATCACGGCATGCTCGAACTTCAAGTTTATGACCTCGAAAATCGCTTGTTTGATCAGCTAATAATAGAGAAATGA
- a CDS encoding DUF1559 domain-containing protein, with amino-acid sequence MKSSPLLFRLKSRGFTLIELLVVIAIIAILVALLLPAVQQAREAARRSACKNNLKQLGLALHNYHDTHRRFPPGRVRTSGCASNSWQTSNITWLARILPQMEQSAIYDSIDWERGCATNGQTGANGPHSANPGGARRQIVAAYRCPSEPGRGKVRWVAPDGSVVNGATPNGSFASGNYAGCVGAVSREGGTNPSGMFGTNSGVRMRDITDGTSNTLMVAEFVIGFPHLQVNPTGTQPHELCPTTGSPSTASTRATGFSWFYGEMPNASWFSANTGPNSKQWDCGSNTNYINFAARSQHKGGVQVCLADGSTRFVSENINLETWRNAGDKADGEVLGEW; translated from the coding sequence ATGAAATCATCCCCATTGCTATTCCGATTAAAATCACGAGGTTTCACACTCATCGAACTACTGGTGGTCATTGCGATCATCGCAATATTGGTGGCTTTGCTACTCCCTGCTGTGCAACAGGCACGCGAAGCCGCTCGTCGCTCGGCCTGTAAAAACAATCTCAAGCAATTAGGGCTCGCGTTGCACAATTACCACGATACTCACAGGAGATTTCCTCCGGGACGTGTCCGCACCTCAGGCTGTGCCTCTAACTCTTGGCAGACCAGTAACATCACCTGGCTTGCACGCATCTTACCGCAAATGGAGCAATCGGCTATTTATGATAGCATTGATTGGGAGCGTGGGTGTGCGACTAATGGGCAAACAGGTGCCAATGGCCCACATAGTGCTAATCCAGGCGGTGCACGTCGTCAGATCGTTGCAGCTTATCGCTGCCCTTCGGAGCCGGGACGTGGCAAAGTGCGCTGGGTTGCTCCAGACGGTAGCGTGGTGAATGGGGCAACTCCAAATGGATCCTTTGCTTCAGGCAATTATGCGGGCTGTGTGGGTGCCGTTTCGCGTGAAGGTGGCACGAATCCAAGTGGAATGTTTGGCACAAACTCCGGGGTTAGAATGCGAGATATTACTGACGGAACATCGAATACACTGATGGTGGCCGAATTTGTTATTGGCTTCCCGCACTTACAGGTTAACCCAACCGGGACGCAACCCCATGAGCTTTGCCCGACGACCGGATCTCCTTCGACAGCTTCAACACGTGCGACCGGGTTTTCCTGGTTCTATGGAGAAATGCCCAATGCATCGTGGTTCTCAGCGAATACCGGTCCTAACAGCAAGCAGTGGGATTGTGGCAGCAACACAAACTACATCAATTTCGCTGCTCGCAGCCAGCATAAGGGAGGTGTTCAGGTTTGTCTCGCAGATGGCTCTACAAGATTCGTGAGCGAGAACATCAATCTTGAGACTTGGCGGAATGCAGGTGACAAAGCAGACGGTGAAGTTTTGGGCGAGTGGTAA